One part of the Xanthocytophaga agilis genome encodes these proteins:
- a CDS encoding fibronectin type III domain-containing protein — MITLHQNKGSKLSINEVDTNFIELSASTASKVDTITFTGYTASTATELASKASTGHTHAYSGLTGLPDIYTKTQVDTKISGFSQTKLIIPNSGYTVGTLLGFDGVHYVKPIASDVNNAEVVGVVTGIISVSQAELTLYGLIDVTGWGLLPNTAYFLSTATAGQITFTDPIDIPDNSGIVRKLVLITFDSNQAFFYNEPGEIISGQQAGETIYSGGTGISISGNVISYTGSTGLASDEEFDAMVDDKAPTVAQIVGKTQLSFEQGDWIYLNFSKVEGSVDDIPVDELAPVTQSDLYLYLDEGYDPTSWNMVIRSYQKLGIDIITDLNLYIPGNIRTTYPFELSLRVLKIHADDVSIHFFLDQTDNNTPNYVDHTNNVIAPNGLTLSGPAGTWFVLRFACRVAQQFNINNAFILEIQNTTQFIDKYHDQNVDGVKSFLQPIAIKNHTVAITQETYFDPIEEVQIKPFDFILRNGSFNTDIDKAVLSFQFQDGGLDIRAYTADDFRYGVALSIGTIASFGGIGTFKGYTAYYPKLGNPDESNSITIFGPSYTNDTDYSVFLSRSGYQRLVGIPLDSASAGEIAGTNLLLDWEVLVNNRQHVYWNGTISFTFYNPYLHHENVYHVRTGPNGATLNLPAFSYLVSGKSTSLSANSYYTVKIVCVLINNAIWYKWDIIQDVLSNSGGTPGVPVFRTTSPDINSEGFRLHWTNVAGATSYRLDISTTSNFSALVSGYNNLDTGQSNTIDVFGLNPTTTYYCRVRASNSSGTSGNSTTKTLTTISV; from the coding sequence TTGATCACTTTACATCAGAACAAAGGCTCAAAACTCAGTATTAACGAAGTCGACACTAACTTCATAGAGTTATCTGCGAGTACAGCTTCTAAGGTTGATACAATAACATTTACAGGTTACACTGCAAGTACTGCAACAGAACTTGCTTCCAAAGCATCTACAGGACATACGCATGCTTATTCTGGTTTAACTGGATTACCAGATATCTACACAAAAACTCAAGTTGATACTAAGATATCCGGATTCTCACAAACTAAATTAATTATACCTAATAGTGGATATACAGTAGGTACTTTGCTTGGATTTGATGGGGTACACTATGTTAAACCCATTGCCTCTGATGTAAACAATGCTGAAGTTGTCGGGGTTGTAACCGGAATTATATCTGTATCTCAGGCTGAACTTACTTTATATGGTTTAATTGATGTAACAGGCTGGGGACTTCTTCCTAATACAGCTTATTTCTTATCTACAGCAACAGCAGGTCAGATAACCTTCACAGATCCTATTGATATTCCAGATAACAGTGGTATTGTTCGTAAACTGGTATTAATAACATTTGATTCCAATCAGGCTTTCTTTTATAACGAGCCTGGAGAGATTATAAGTGGTCAGCAAGCAGGAGAAACAATTTATTCTGGTGGAACGGGTATTTCTATATCTGGAAATGTGATATCATATACTGGATCTACAGGACTTGCTTCAGATGAAGAGTTTGATGCAATGGTGGATGATAAAGCACCTACTGTTGCTCAAATTGTAGGTAAAACTCAATTAAGCTTTGAACAAGGTGACTGGATATATCTAAATTTTTCTAAAGTTGAAGGTTCTGTTGATGATATTCCGGTTGATGAATTAGCACCTGTTACACAATCGGATTTATATCTGTATTTAGATGAAGGGTATGACCCTACCAGCTGGAATATGGTGATAAGATCTTATCAGAAATTGGGTATTGATATTATTACTGATTTGAATCTATACATACCTGGAAACATTCGTACAACCTATCCATTTGAGTTGAGTTTGCGAGTCCTAAAGATACATGCAGATGATGTAAGCATACATTTCTTCCTGGATCAAACAGACAATAACACACCCAACTATGTAGATCATACAAACAATGTTATTGCGCCAAATGGTCTTACTCTTTCCGGACCTGCTGGAACTTGGTTTGTATTGCGGTTTGCCTGTCGGGTTGCACAGCAATTTAATATAAACAATGCCTTTATTCTGGAAATTCAGAATACAACTCAGTTCATTGACAAGTATCATGATCAGAATGTGGATGGAGTAAAAAGTTTCCTTCAACCAATCGCAATTAAAAACCATACTGTTGCCATAACTCAGGAGACTTATTTTGACCCTATTGAGGAAGTACAGATAAAACCCTTCGATTTTATTCTGCGAAATGGTTCCTTTAATACTGACATAGATAAAGCAGTTCTGTCTTTTCAGTTTCAGGATGGAGGGTTGGATATTCGGGCGTACACAGCAGATGATTTTCGATATGGAGTTGCATTAAGTATAGGAACGATAGCATCTTTTGGTGGAATTGGTACATTTAAAGGATATACAGCATATTATCCTAAGCTAGGTAATCCGGATGAAAGTAATTCTATTACAATATTTGGCCCTTCATATACAAATGATACAGATTATTCTGTTTTTCTATCTAGATCAGGCTATCAACGTTTAGTAGGAATTCCTCTTGATTCAGCATCAGCAGGAGAGATTGCGGGAACAAACCTTCTACTAGACTGGGAGGTATTAGTTAATAACAGACAACACGTTTACTGGAATGGTACTATCTCTTTTACATTCTACAATCCTTATTTACATCATGAGAATGTGTATCATGTGCGTACAGGTCCAAATGGAGCAACGCTTAATCTTCCAGCATTTAGTTATCTAGTTTCAGGTAAGTCTACAAGCTTATCAGCTAATAGTTATTACACTGTGAAAATTGTATGCGTCCTGATTAATAATGCTATTTGGTATAAATGGGATATTATACAGGATGTACTCAGTAATTCAGGTGGAACACCTGGAGTACCTGTTTTTAGAACGACATCGCCAGATATAAATTCTGAAGGTTTCCGGTTACACTGGACAAATGTAGCAGGTGCAACAAGCTACCGATTAGATATTTCAACAACCAGTAATTTCTCTGCTCTTGTTTCTGGTTACAATAACCTGGATACAGGACAATCAAACACAATAGATGTCTTTGGATTGAATCCTACTACTACATACTATTGTCGCGTTCGGGCTTCAAATAGTAGTGGAACCTCTGGAAACAGCACAACTAAAACACTCACAACTATATCGGTGTAA
- a CDS encoding phage portal protein encodes MTKTKTNQQPQVFKIDLAAVALPTVNLQQLKYSTDSWVKYGSDNLFPNYLCSLLDKCQEHSAFVQLRQNLIAGEGFSVSDNIKEALANINQEYNADELLERLGQDLGILETFAIQVIWDKAKKKIAELYYIDSSLIRPDKTLDVKGNVIGYWFCSDWSNVTTNKPVFYPRFDLNNPPEEGSQIYFYHKHSNLQPYFPKVSYVSALNYIELAAELSKFGLSTVVNGFFSGGILEVKGNMQEDQKREFTANLQRTYQGSENAQKMLVIITEEGNSVTLTNFSQTDNTNILKALNELVVDKLSTSHRGNPSLASVMLNGSSLGGDGNSYTVNLQIYQNTVIRAFQKAIISFFKKVLSHNGFKDYELDIQGLSVITTQMDENLKADYIKPETWIQEYGYSEDDLMPDKKTIDNPVLPNAIPPIE; translated from the coding sequence TTGACAAAGACAAAAACAAACCAGCAACCACAAGTTTTTAAAATTGATCTGGCTGCTGTAGCTCTTCCAACAGTAAATCTTCAGCAGTTAAAGTATTCTACTGACAGCTGGGTTAAATACGGATCAGACAACTTATTCCCCAATTACCTATGCTCATTGTTAGACAAGTGTCAGGAGCATAGTGCATTTGTTCAGTTACGGCAAAACCTAATAGCAGGAGAAGGATTCAGTGTATCTGATAATATAAAAGAAGCTCTTGCAAACATTAATCAAGAATACAATGCTGATGAACTACTGGAAAGATTAGGCCAGGATCTTGGCATACTTGAGACTTTTGCTATTCAGGTTATATGGGATAAGGCAAAAAAGAAAATCGCTGAACTATACTATATAGATTCTTCTCTTATCAGACCAGATAAAACTCTGGATGTGAAAGGAAACGTAATAGGTTATTGGTTCTGTTCGGACTGGTCCAATGTAACCACAAATAAGCCGGTATTTTATCCCAGATTTGATTTAAATAATCCTCCTGAAGAAGGTAGCCAGATTTACTTTTATCACAAACATTCCAATCTTCAGCCTTATTTTCCAAAAGTTAGTTACGTATCAGCTCTCAATTACATCGAATTAGCAGCAGAACTTTCAAAGTTTGGGTTAAGTACTGTAGTGAATGGCTTTTTCTCTGGAGGTATACTCGAAGTGAAAGGAAATATGCAAGAGGATCAAAAACGGGAATTCACAGCAAATCTTCAACGTACTTACCAGGGTTCTGAGAATGCCCAAAAAATGCTTGTAATCATCACAGAAGAAGGCAACAGTGTAACCCTGACCAATTTCTCACAAACTGATAATACCAACATTCTCAAGGCTTTAAATGAACTGGTTGTGGATAAATTGTCGACATCCCATCGTGGTAATCCGAGTCTGGCTTCAGTAATGCTTAATGGATCTTCATTAGGGGGTGATGGAAATAGCTATACAGTTAACCTTCAGATCTATCAAAATACTGTTATACGAGCATTCCAGAAAGCAATTATTTCCTTCTTCAAGAAGGTTTTGAGCCACAACGGATTCAAAGACTATGAGTTGGACATTCAAGGCCTATCAGTAATTACTACCCAGATGGATGAAAATCTGAAGGCTGATTATATCAAACCGGAAACTTGGATTCAGGAGTATGGATATTCAGAAGATGATCTAATGCCAGATAAGAAAACAATCGATAACCCAGTACTTCCAAATGCAATACCACCAATTGAATAA